In the genome of Cheilinus undulatus linkage group 6, ASM1832078v1, whole genome shotgun sequence, one region contains:
- the LOC121510761 gene encoding N-acylneuraminate-9-phosphatase, with protein sequence MDGTGVKAVLFDLDNTLIETSQASKEALRQTSKLLKSTLALDDTTVSRICDKFLQKLYHETFKLSGLWSIDEVRVGHWLESIQEVVGSCPSPSLAADCYYLWKNSRLKALHLSSEICDLLRQLRRRYKLLLLTNGETQTQREKVVAVGCEKFFDAIVIGGEHPEQKPCVSIFRLCFNMLQVEAQDCIMVGDSLDTDIQGGINAGVRATVWINRGGSVPDGSVKPDYTIPTVLDLPDILKQLK encoded by the exons ATGGACGGTACCGGTGTGAAAGCTGTGTTGTTTGACCTGGACAACACTCTCATAGAAACGAGCCAGGCAAGCAAAGAGGCGCTACGCCAG ACAAGCAAGCTGTTGAAGAGCACCCTGGCCCTCGATGACACAACAGTTAGCAGGATTTGTGACAAGTTCCTGCAGAAATTGTACCACGAGACTTTCAAACTGTCTGGCCTCTGGTCTATTGATGAGGTCCGTGTTGGTCACTGGTTGGAGAGCATCCAGGAGGTTGTTGGCAGCTGTCCCTCGCCTTCTCTGGCCGCTGATTGCTACTACCTGTGGAAGAACAGCCGCCTGAAGGCTCTCCATCTGTCCTCTGAAATTTGCGACCTCCTCAGACAGCTGAGACGCAGGtacaagctgctgctgctgaccaACGGGGAGAcccagacacagagagagaaggtGGTGGCAGTCGGCTGTGAGAAGTTCTTTGATGCCATTGTGATCGGTGGAGAACACCCCGAGCAGAAACCGTGTGTCTCCATCTTCAGGTTGTGTTTTAACATGCTGCAGGTGGAGGCTCAGGACTGCATCATGGTGGGAGACTCTCTGGACACAGACATTCAAGGGGGGATTAATGCTGGAGTCAGGGCAACGGTTTGGATCAACAGAGGAGGATCTGTACCAGATGGATCAGTGAAACCAGATTACACCATTCCTACAGTCCTGGACCTGCCAGATATTCTAAAGCAACTCAAGTGA